From the Cryptomeria japonica chromosome 2, Sugi_1.0, whole genome shotgun sequence genome, one window contains:
- the LOC131056111 gene encoding uncharacterized protein LOC131056111, whose protein sequence is MAEEQQMKPRRPEVPSIHYLTTEELVRKTSLVTGITEPCEVPVSDMAVSGFGKGMRSYHKKAPSSLLQEAPNIRADGYVATDVRDDGGAAVSDPSKGVYQVPHTREAILIGMMPAPGTGVEGNAVLAGFKPADGAKDRPGKLEPTAADESRQSSMIQNAQGYTTSPPYEIQNEELTAARTTRNDFPSVKECLEQFKLVPKLFERLNEKAMDLMIKFGKRDVPLGGMLPLSQTSEKPSLHLRKHEIVTTEDVYLLLLIGVDLTNPDTSLYLQWMVQDIRLPSASPEVDVVNCLGREIAEYTPYGKPGNVHAHVLLLYQQEKPLPSNISSRIQREGFEPKGFIKSQDLEHPDPVLAFYYQTE, encoded by the exons ATGGCAGAGGAGCAGCAGATGAAGCCGAGGCGGCCAGAAGTTCCGAGCATCCATTACCTCACCACAGAGGAATTAGTGAGAAAAACCAGTTTGGTGACGGGAATTACAGAGCCCTGTGAAGTTCCTGTCTCCGATATGGCCGTCTCGGGCTTTGGAAAGGGCATGCGCTCTTACCACAAAAAAGCCCCTTCCTCACTTTTACAAGAAGCGCCCAACATTAGAGCCGACGGATATGTTGCCACTGATGTCAGAGACGATGGAGGCGCTGCCGTCTCTGATCCTTCAAAGG GTGTTTATCAGGTGCCGCATACCAGGGAAGCCATTTTAATTGGGATGATGCCTGCTCCGGGTACTGGTGTTGAAGGCAATGCTGTTCTTGCTGGATTTAAGCCCGCAG ATGGTGCTAAAGATCGCCCCGGTAAACTGGAACCTACAGCTGCAGATGAGAGCAGACAGAGCTCCATGATTCAAAATGCCCAGGGATACACCACCTCTCCACCTT ATGAAATTCAAAACGAAGAGCTGACTGCAGCGAGGACTACTAGGAACGATTTTCCTTCTGTCAAAGAATGCCTTGAGCAGTTCAAACTTGTTCCCAAGTTGTTTGAGAG ACTGAATGAAAAAGCAATGGACCTGATGATTAAGTTTGGAAAAAGAGATGTGCCATTGGGTGGGATGCTTCCATTATCCCAAACATCTGAAAAGCCTAGTCTGCATTTGAGAAAACATGAAATAGTGACTACTGAGGATGTTTATCTCCTCCTCTTAATTGGTGTAGATTTAACAAATCCAGACACATCTCTGTATCTCCAATGGATGGTGCAGGATATTAGATTACCATCAGCATCTCCTGAAGTTG ATGTTGTAAATTGCTTGGGTAGAGAGATTGCAGAATATACACCATATGGAAAGCCCGGAAATGTACATGCACACGTGCTTCTCTTGTACCAACAAGAAAAGCCATTGCCAAGTAATATTAGCAGTCGGATTCAAAGGGAAGGCTTTGAACCAAAAGGTTTTATCAAATCTCAGGACTTGGAGCATCCAGATCCTGTTCTAGCTTTCTACTACCAGACTGAATAG